A stretch of Longimicrobium sp. DNA encodes these proteins:
- a CDS encoding L,D-transpeptidase — protein MRISTALPIAAALAAALHAGGAADAQQRGGRGATPVSTRQPVRVRSEALARGGYAVVVDLDENELYFAKGRRVLWRAPVGTGTGLRMETDRDAWDFHTPNGAYHVTHKAREPDWIAPDWYFLEHNLAVPGPNDPKRRFTRGLGAAAVYIGHGLAIHGTDKPELLGRRVSHGCIRLSDANALRLYHDVQVGTEVVIVGGGREAVSAPPPAARASSRPAGTPPPRDPFVVELEGMETGELLARLDDELVADAFAESEAKWPSVASVLIFRGVKDDDNAALAGLLTRIDDLGQGRLRDEYAAILADAFTQGPLRTLAVLGRLDRQTREQVAQAIVSAAVGLYPGNPDDAATPWPTKRAPREVLDDRYAERAWDALHDAEQELREQRGLAVN, from the coding sequence ATGCGCATCTCCACTGCTCTTCCGATCGCCGCCGCGCTTGCCGCGGCCCTGCATGCGGGCGGCGCCGCGGACGCACAGCAGCGCGGCGGCCGCGGCGCCACGCCCGTGTCCACGCGCCAGCCGGTTCGCGTGCGCTCGGAGGCATTGGCGCGCGGCGGCTACGCCGTGGTGGTGGACCTGGACGAGAACGAGCTCTACTTCGCCAAGGGGCGGCGGGTGCTGTGGCGCGCGCCGGTGGGCACGGGAACGGGCCTGAGGATGGAGACGGACCGCGACGCGTGGGACTTCCACACGCCGAACGGCGCCTACCACGTGACCCACAAGGCGCGCGAGCCGGACTGGATCGCGCCCGACTGGTACTTCCTCGAACACAATCTCGCCGTCCCCGGGCCGAACGATCCCAAGCGGCGCTTCACGCGCGGGCTGGGCGCGGCGGCGGTGTACATCGGGCACGGGCTGGCCATCCACGGCACCGACAAGCCCGAGCTGCTGGGCCGGCGCGTGAGCCACGGCTGCATCCGCCTGTCCGACGCGAACGCGCTGCGGCTGTACCACGACGTGCAGGTGGGCACCGAGGTGGTGATCGTGGGCGGCGGGCGCGAGGCCGTCTCCGCGCCGCCGCCGGCCGCGCGCGCCAGCTCGCGCCCCGCCGGAACGCCGCCCCCGCGCGACCCGTTCGTGGTGGAGCTGGAGGGGATGGAGACCGGCGAGCTGCTGGCGCGGCTGGACGACGAGCTGGTGGCCGACGCCTTTGCCGAGAGCGAGGCGAAGTGGCCGAGCGTGGCCAGCGTGCTGATCTTCCGCGGCGTGAAGGACGACGACAATGCGGCGCTCGCCGGCCTCCTCACGCGCATTGACGACTTGGGGCAGGGCCGCCTGCGCGACGAGTACGCCGCCATCCTGGCCGACGCCTTCACGCAGGGCCCGCTGCGCACGCTGGCCGTGCTCGGCCGCCTGGACCGGCAGACGCGCGAGCAGGTGGCGCAGGCCATCGTCAGCGCCGCGGTCGGCCTCTACCCCGGCAACCCGGACGACGCCGCGACGCCCTGGCCCACGAAGCGTGCCCCGCGCGAAGTGCTGGACGACCGCTACGCCGAGCGCGCCTGGGACGCGCTGCACGACGCCGAGCAGGAGTTGCGGGAGCAGCGGGGCCTGGCGGTGAACTGA
- a CDS encoding pyruvate dehydrogenase complex dihydrolipoamide acetyltransferase — protein MATKVYMEALSPTMEEGRLATWLKNEGDQVKEGDVLAEVETDKATMELVARGSGVLRKRMIGEGDTANVGTVIAVIAGADEDVSALTGAGEAQADQAASVAEAPKQETVAQAAGSSEVGRGAAAVAAAGQTEQDSAERGTPAEDTPKGAAPTPVPASGVAGTDRGAQQAGGGADTSGDAAGNGRVKASPLARRMASESGVQLGGVQGSGPGGRIIKRDVEAAMQGGGAQAEAAPQQAAQASAQPEAAAPAPAAPQVRPAGAGDRDLPLSPMRKTIAKRLTQSIGPVPHFFLTVEIDMGEAMRLRGKINERFKDQGVKVSPNDLVIKAVAAALRKHPWVNAAWTGDAIRFHDAVHIGVAVAVDEGLITPVVRDADRKGVTEIATEVRELAGRAREKKLKPDEYTGSTFSISNLGMFGIEEFTAVINPPEAAILAVGAIGPRVVVDEAGDMAIRQRMRVTLSCDHRVIDGATGAKFLETLKSYLEEPMMMVA, from the coding sequence ATGGCGACCAAGGTCTACATGGAGGCGCTCTCGCCCACGATGGAAGAGGGGCGCCTGGCCACCTGGCTGAAGAACGAGGGCGACCAGGTCAAGGAGGGCGACGTCCTGGCCGAGGTCGAGACCGACAAGGCCACGATGGAGCTGGTGGCCCGCGGCTCGGGCGTGCTGCGCAAGCGCATGATCGGCGAGGGCGACACCGCCAACGTCGGCACCGTGATCGCGGTGATCGCGGGCGCGGACGAGGACGTGTCCGCGCTTACCGGCGCGGGCGAGGCGCAGGCGGACCAGGCCGCGTCGGTGGCCGAGGCGCCGAAGCAGGAGACGGTGGCGCAGGCCGCCGGCTCGTCGGAGGTGGGCCGGGGCGCCGCCGCGGTGGCCGCCGCCGGGCAGACGGAGCAGGACTCGGCCGAGCGCGGCACCCCCGCCGAGGACACGCCCAAGGGCGCCGCGCCGACGCCGGTTCCCGCGTCGGGCGTGGCGGGGACCGACCGCGGCGCGCAGCAGGCGGGCGGCGGCGCGGATACGTCCGGCGACGCGGCCGGGAACGGGCGGGTGAAGGCGTCGCCGCTGGCGCGCAGGATGGCGTCGGAGTCGGGCGTGCAGCTGGGCGGCGTGCAGGGCTCCGGCCCCGGCGGGCGCATCATCAAGCGTGACGTGGAGGCGGCCATGCAGGGCGGCGGCGCGCAGGCCGAGGCGGCGCCGCAGCAGGCCGCGCAGGCGTCTGCCCAGCCCGAGGCGGCGGCTCCCGCTCCCGCCGCGCCGCAGGTGCGGCCGGCGGGCGCGGGCGACCGCGACCTTCCGCTCTCGCCGATGCGCAAGACCATCGCGAAGCGGCTCACGCAGTCCATCGGCCCGGTGCCGCACTTCTTCCTCACCGTGGAGATCGACATGGGCGAGGCGATGCGGCTGCGCGGGAAGATCAACGAGCGCTTCAAGGACCAGGGGGTGAAGGTCTCCCCCAACGACCTGGTCATCAAGGCGGTGGCCGCGGCGCTGCGCAAGCACCCGTGGGTGAACGCCGCGTGGACCGGCGACGCCATCCGCTTCCACGACGCGGTGCACATCGGCGTGGCGGTGGCGGTGGACGAGGGGCTGATCACGCCGGTGGTGCGCGACGCGGACCGCAAGGGCGTCACCGAAATCGCCACCGAGGTGCGCGAGCTGGCCGGGCGGGCGCGGGAGAAGAAGCTGAAGCCCGACGAGTACACGGGCTCCACCTTCTCCATCAGCAACCTGGGGATGTTCGGGATCGAGGAGTTCACCGCCGTCATCAACCCGCCCGAGGCGGCGATCCTGGCGGTGGGCGCCATCGGCCCCAGGGTGGTGGTGGACGAGGCCGGCGACATGGCCATCCGCCAGCGGATGCGCGTCACCCTCTCCTGCGACCACCGCGTGATCGACGGCGCGACGGGCGCCAAGTTCCTGGAGACGCTGAAGAGCTACCTCGAAGAGCCGATGATGATGGTCGCCTGA